In a genomic window of Rhododendron vialii isolate Sample 1 chromosome 12a, ASM3025357v1:
- the LOC131310504 gene encoding probable CDP-diacylglycerol--inositol 3-phosphatidyltransferase 2 produces MAKESRPRKLSVYLYIPNIIGYIRVLMNCFAFYICSSNKKLFSVLYFISFVCDALDGWFARKFNQVSTFGAVLDMVTDRISTACLLVILSQVYRPGLVFLSLLALDIASHWFQMYSTFLAGKASHKDVKDSTNWLFKAYYGNRMFMGYCCVACELLYITLFLLAKNQNENLTKIVMEAAKQNSALAVLLVLLLVGWAIKQAVNFIQMKTAADLCVDYDINKKHNA; encoded by the exons GATACATAAGAGTTCTTATGAACTGCTTTGCCTTTTACATTTGCTCTTCAAACAAAAAGCTTTTCTCAGTTCTGTACTTCATAAG CTTTGTCTGTGATGCCTTGGATGGTTGGTTTGCTCGCAAGTTTAATCAAG TTTCGACCTTTGGAGCCGTTTTGGACATGGTGACAGATAG GATTAGCACTGCTTGTCTACTGGTAATTCTCTCCCAAGTATATAG GCCTGGCTTAGTTTTCTTGTCATTACTGGCTTTGGATATTGCCAGCCATTGGTTCCAAATGTATAG TACATTCTTGGCAGGCAAAGCTAGCCATAAAGATGTAAAAGACAGCACTAATTGGCTATTCAAGGCATATTATGGAAATCGAATGTTTATGGGTTACTGTTGTGTTGCATGTGAG CTGCTTTACATAACTCTATTTCTTCTGGCAAAGAACCAGAATGAGAATCTGACCAAG ATTGTAATGGAGGCTGCCAAACAGAACTCAGCTCTTGCAGTTCTACTAGTGTTACTTTTGGTTGGATGGGCAATCAAGCAGGCAGTAAATTTTATACAG ATGAAGACAGCGGCAGATCTTTGCGTGGATTACGACATCAACAAAAAGCATAACGCATAA
- the LOC131310501 gene encoding uncharacterized protein LOC131310501, with the protein MYCQGNGEISVALVSWYTPLKQPEEETDSEWVKFFRSLPAIEDMHLDRSFLEILNIPPIPDHATEFLPAQDFSEFSLNKLQEVEIRHFSGAEPEMLFVKILLAHSVVLKKMVIWHEHEMSDKKGFAMVKELTRFPRASSDAEPVVDANVPTG; encoded by the exons ATGTATTGTCAAGGAAATGGAG AAATTTCAGTTGCTTTGGTTTCCTGGTATACACCGTTAAAACAGCCAGAGGAAGAAACAGACTCCGAATGGGTGAAGTTTTTCCGTTCTTTACCTGCTATTGAGGACATGCACTTGGATAGGTCTTTTTTGGAG ATATTGAATATTCCCCCAATCCCGGATCATGCTACAGAATTTTTGCCAGCGCAAGATTTCTCAGAGTTTTCATTGAACAAGCTTCAAGAAGTGGAGATCCGGCATTTTTCAGGTGCAGAGCCGGAAATGCTTTTTGTTAAGATTCTGTTAGCACATTCAGTGGTACTCAAGAAGATGGTAATATGGCACGAGCACGAAATGTCGGACAAAAAAGGATTTGCAATGGTAAAAGAGTTGACTCGATTTCCTAGAGCATCTTCGGATGCCGAACCCGTCGTTGATGCAAACGTCCCAACTGGCTAA
- the LOC131310502 gene encoding F-box/FBD/LRR-repeat protein At1g13570-like gives MKNMCGTTSDIISDLPDTIIEKILVLMSIRDAVRTSVLSKKLRFNWINIPVLAFDDTSLVDPCPTFFHQLLPPDQLLSIKNRLLATIYHVLLLHRGPILKFSLSISELKSCSEIDVSISILSNHGIQELTLQIRKGDPHELPQSLFSCQQLTYLNLHSCVFKRPTTFKGFPRVVCLELREVIITADLFETFVSSCPVLEQLTFESSSRFDFNGIDAPNLKVLSLMGIFKSISVKNAPKVANFSIRSKASVGVVEGGGKFDWAGLLDGLPVLKSLRMDSPYLMSLVEEVRLGQVGQRLPTLWHLNILELSDVHLGKRVVGMILKLITHSPTLHKVIIKPIITGDKNEASVLKFCEATLVSSKWYLNYLREVEMRLVSGAKIELHFMKFLLAKSRVLESMVVKPNPAKVSDGGLSILKELSQFQRLSPKAKSCTEIQMNERQV, from the exons ATGAAGAACATGTGTGGTACAACGTCAGATATTATTAGCGATCTTCCTGATACTATAATTGAAAAGATCTTAGTACTTATGTCCATAAGAGATGCAGTGAGGACAAGTGTTTTGTCAAAGAAATTGAGGTTTAACTGGATAAATATTCCGGTACTGGCATTTGATGATACGTCACTAGTGGATCCTTGCCCGACTTTCTTTCACCAACTATTGCCACCAGACCAACTACTCTCAATTAAGAACAGACTTTTGGCTACTATATACCATGTTCTATTACTTCACCGCGGCCCAATACTTAAGTTCAGTCTTTCTATTTCCGAACTAAAAAGCTGTTCCGAAATTGACGTCTCGATAAGTATTTTGTCAAACCATGGTATCCAGGAACTCACCTTGCAAATTCGGAAGGGTGACCCTCATGAATTGCCTCAATCTCTATTTTCTTGTCAGCAGTTGACGTACTTGAATCTCCATTCTTGTGTATTtaaacgcccaacaacctttaAGGGATTTCCTCGGGTGGTTTGTCTGGAGCTTCGTGAAGTCATCATCACTGCGGACTTGTTTGAAACTTTTGTTTCTAGTTGCCCAGTACTTGAACAATTGACGTTTGAAAGTTCCTCGAGGTTTGACTTCAATGGAATCGATGCTCCTAATCTGAAAGTACTTAGCTTAATGGGGATTTTCAAATCTATTAGTGTCAAGAATGCACCTAAAGTTGCAAACTTTTCGATACGCTCAAAAGCTTCCGTAGGTGTAGTGGAAGGAGGAGGTAAATTTGACTGGGCCGGTCTTTTGGATGGTCTACCTGTTCTTAAGAGTCTGCGTATGGACAGTCCATATCTTATG TCCCTGGTTGAAGAAGTTCGTTTAGGACAAGTTGGACAACGGCTTCCTACATTATGGCACCTTAATATCCTAGAATTATCTGATGTTCACCTTGGGAAACGAGTTGTCGGGATGATTTTGAAGTTGATTACTCACTCCCCAACATTGCATAAAGTGATAATTAAG CCTATTATAACAGGTGATAAAAATGAAGCTTCTGTTCTGAAATTTTGTGAAGCAACTTTAGTCAGCTCGAAGTGGTATCTGAACTATCTTCGGGAGGTGGAGATGCGTCTTGTATCTGGTGCAAAAATTGAATTACACTTCATGAAGTTTCTGTTAGCCAAATCCCGAGTATTGGAGAGCATGGTTGTGAAGCCAAATCCAGCTAAAGTTTCTGATGGAGGATTGAGCATCTTGAAAGAGTTATCACAATTTCAGCGTTTATCACCCAAGGCAAAATCATGTACAGAGATCCAAATGAATGAAAGGCAGGTTTAG